The following are from one region of the Paracoccus sp. S3-43 genome:
- the cas3 gene encoding CRISPR-associated helicase Cas3' produces the protein MDLTQIARWPGKSPVTPGAPVHPAAYHMLDVAAVADELLADHPRRALYCLLIALHDLGKIGEVFRRALSEGVVQDRRHWEVTEAWLHDPQILALLLQHLGGQHQALLPLIAAIAGHHGRPPTAEIPRHLDAMRSRAGTQAHDDALDFVRACLTLWPEARLDGLRQREAKALSWHLAGVTTVADWVGSNAAWFPATPATQTLAEYLDVARRIAPMALHAAGLLPPGPRADPLFDFALRPMQRAARDIALPLGPMLAIIEDETGAGKTEAAFLLLQRMLCAGKGQGAYFALPTMATADAMFRRARNIVGGLFQDAPSLTLAHGRAGLSVDFREVQNTAPGSDAPVCGEWLVESRRRALLADIGVGTIDQALMAVLPTRFATLRNWGLSRKVLIVDEAHELGEPYLAHELAVLLRLHAMQGGSAILLTATLPLGLRARLSQAFAQGAGQPFAADDDPSYPSLSIPGGTALRGFDRPASGKGPVAVRRLASTEDALAVLARQAAAGAACVWVRNAVDEAIAAAEALRARGIPADLLHARLTLYDRKRIEARMMARFGRDGVDRAGRVLVGTQVLESSLDCDFDVMVSDLAPVASLIQRAGRLWRHMDLRPAAHRPVAAPLLHVLAPDPAQVADDRWLHDTLGAGAWVYPLAEQWRTAMVLDQAGAICAPDNLRALIEAVHGPDAAPVPAALERAEIEAEGEAYARRTRARHATIRIEDGYRDGGGGSDDLDYPTRLGQEMRVLLLLRRVGGALRFWADGTDAGEAAALSEVSASARRLAGLELPDQETPEFAAFRKDWPDWRKAAVTLCVVGEDGAICKGLAYDGEMGLLFTTVPQPATT, from the coding sequence ATGGATTTGACGCAGATCGCACGTTGGCCGGGGAAAAGCCCTGTGACGCCCGGGGCGCCGGTCCATCCTGCGGCTTATCACATGCTGGACGTGGCCGCCGTGGCCGATGAGTTGCTAGCCGATCATCCCCGGCGCGCCCTATATTGCCTACTGATCGCGTTGCACGATCTGGGCAAGATTGGCGAGGTCTTTCGCCGTGCGCTGAGCGAGGGCGTGGTGCAGGACCGGCGGCATTGGGAGGTCACCGAGGCATGGCTGCATGACCCGCAGATCCTTGCGCTGCTGTTGCAGCATCTGGGGGGGCAGCATCAGGCGCTGCTGCCCTTGATTGCGGCGATCGCGGGCCATCACGGCAGGCCTCCAACGGCCGAGATACCACGCCATCTTGATGCCATGCGATCGCGCGCCGGAACGCAGGCCCATGACGATGCGCTGGATTTCGTGCGAGCCTGCCTGACGCTGTGGCCCGAGGCGCGGCTGGACGGCTTGCGCCAGCGCGAGGCCAAGGCACTGAGCTGGCATCTGGCGGGTGTCACCACCGTCGCGGATTGGGTCGGCTCGAATGCCGCATGGTTTCCTGCCACTCCGGCAACGCAGACGCTGGCCGAATACCTTGATGTCGCTCGTCGGATCGCGCCTATGGCCCTGCATGCGGCGGGTCTGTTGCCGCCCGGTCCAAGGGCTGATCCGCTGTTCGACTTTGCCCTGCGGCCGATGCAGCGGGCGGCGCGTGACATCGCGCTGCCGTTGGGTCCCATGCTGGCGATCATCGAGGACGAAACCGGCGCCGGCAAGACCGAGGCCGCCTTCCTGCTGTTGCAGCGCATGCTGTGCGCGGGCAAGGGGCAGGGGGCATACTTCGCCTTACCGACCATGGCGACGGCGGATGCGATGTTCCGCCGCGCCCGCAATATCGTCGGCGGACTGTTCCAGGACGCTCCGTCATTGACGCTGGCGCATGGCCGGGCGGGTCTGTCGGTCGATTTCCGAGAGGTGCAGAACACCGCGCCCGGCTCGGACGCGCCGGTCTGCGGTGAATGGCTGGTTGAAAGCCGGCGCCGTGCGCTGCTGGCCGATATCGGCGTCGGCACCATCGATCAGGCGCTGATGGCGGTGTTGCCGACGCGCTTTGCCACGCTGCGCAACTGGGGGCTGTCGCGCAAGGTGCTGATCGTGGACGAGGCGCATGAGCTGGGCGAACCCTACTTGGCGCACGAACTGGCGGTGCTGTTGCGCCTGCATGCGATGCAGGGCGGATCGGCCATCCTGCTGACGGCAACCCTGCCGCTTGGTTTGCGGGCACGGCTGTCGCAGGCCTTTGCCCAAGGCGCGGGACAGCCCTTTGCCGCAGACGACGATCCGTCCTATCCCAGCCTGTCGATCCCCGGCGGGACGGCATTGCGCGGTTTCGACCGACCGGCGTCCGGCAAGGGTCCGGTCGCGGTGCGGCGCCTGGCCTCGACCGAGGACGCGCTGGCGGTGTTGGCCCGGCAGGCGGCGGCCGGTGCGGCTTGCGTCTGGGTGCGCAATGCCGTGGACGAGGCTATTGCCGCCGCCGAGGCGCTGCGCGCGCGCGGCATCCCGGCCGATCTGCTGCACGCGCGGCTGACACTTTACGACCGCAAGCGGATCGAGGCGCGGATGATGGCGCGGTTCGGCCGCGACGGCGTGGACAGGGCGGGGCGGGTGCTTGTCGGCACGCAGGTGCTGGAATCATCGCTGGATTGCGATTTCGATGTGATGGTGTCGGACCTGGCACCGGTCGCCTCGCTGATCCAGCGGGCGGGACGGCTGTGGCGGCACATGGACCTGCGCCCGGCGGCCCACCGTCCGGTCGCCGCGCCGCTGCTGCATGTGTTGGCGCCCGACCCGGCGCAGGTCGCCGATGACCGATGGCTGCACGACACGCTGGGGGCGGGGGCCTGGGTCTATCCGCTGGCCGAGCAATGGCGCACCGCGATGGTGCTGGATCAGGCCGGCGCCATTTGCGCACCGGACAATCTGCGCGCCCTGATCGAGGCCGTGCATGGCCCCGATGCCGCTCCTGTCCCGGCGGCGCTGGAGCGGGCCGAAATCGAGGCCGAGGGCGAGGCCTATGCCCGCCGCACCCGCGCCCGCCACGCGACGATCCGCATCGAGGACGGGTATCGAGACGGCGGCGGTGGCTCCGACGACTTGGACTACCCGACGCGGCTGGGACAGGAAATGCGGGTGCTGCTGCTGTTGCGCCGGGTGGGTGGCGCGTTGCGGTTCTGGGCCGACGGCACGGATGCGGGCGAGGCGGCGGCGCTGAGCGAGGTCTCGGCCAGCGCGAGACGCTTGGCGGGGCTGGAGCTGCCCGATCAGGAAACGCCCGAGTTCGCCGCCTTCCGCAAGGATTGGCCCGACTGGCGCAAGGCGGCGGTGACGCTGTGCGTGGTCGGCGAGGATGGCGCGATCTGCAAGGGGTTGGCCTATGACGGCGAGATGGGGCTGCTGTTCACGACCGTGCCGCAGCCGGCGACGACTTGA
- the casA gene encoding type I-E CRISPR-associated protein Cse1/CasA, which yields MSLNLIADAWIPVRCASGRRIIRPDQIAEADVLFPDWPRADLNIACLELLIGLVYLADPALEVEDWAERQADPERLRAALAPLAPAFDLGGDGPRFLQDMERFEAANAKAEINAPDMLFIDSAGGNTAKNNADLMVRRGRYPRLDPAMAAMALYTLQSQAPAGGAGNRTSMRGGGPMVTLAEPPQPGLWPLVWANVPLGRPQGTDALPWMRATRRSDAGQVVGEPEDGNLAEAFFGMPRRLRLVFDGEAVTGVLQKPYGANYAGWRHPLTPYYCVKAAEEWLSQHPRAGAFGYRNWLGINAAARSDTRHQAAALSGYRDRVGSLPGARVIVAGWAMDNMKPRDFTLSHEPMIGDPAMLDRIQKMVAAAEMAALALRNALRPLVGEGTALDALREEFFLRTQTPFEDLCARPDSVARWLAVMETTAMGIFDDQAMPGLAAARIADVERILTERKHLRAMFGGRSKPGAKLYGELDIPVPAKETA from the coding sequence TTGTCGCTCAATCTGATTGCCGACGCCTGGATCCCGGTTCGTTGCGCAAGTGGACGACGGATCATCCGGCCCGACCAGATCGCCGAGGCCGATGTCCTGTTCCCGGACTGGCCGCGCGCCGATCTGAACATTGCCTGTCTGGAACTGCTGATCGGGCTGGTCTATCTGGCCGATCCCGCCCTCGAGGTCGAGGACTGGGCCGAACGGCAGGCCGATCCCGAACGCCTGCGCGCCGCCCTTGCCCCCCTGGCCCCCGCCTTCGACCTGGGCGGCGACGGCCCGCGCTTTCTGCAGGACATGGAACGCTTCGAAGCCGCCAATGCCAAGGCCGAGATCAATGCGCCGGACATGCTGTTCATCGACTCGGCTGGCGGAAATACGGCCAAGAACAATGCCGACCTGATGGTGCGGCGCGGGCGCTATCCGCGGTTGGACCCGGCGATGGCGGCGATGGCGCTTTACACCTTGCAGTCGCAGGCCCCCGCCGGCGGGGCCGGCAACCGCACCTCGATGCGCGGCGGCGGGCCGATGGTGACGCTGGCCGAGCCGCCGCAGCCGGGGCTGTGGCCGCTGGTCTGGGCCAATGTTCCCCTGGGCCGGCCGCAGGGCACGGACGCGCTGCCGTGGATGCGGGCGACCCGGCGCTCGGACGCCGGGCAGGTGGTCGGCGAGCCGGAGGACGGCAATCTGGCCGAAGCGTTCTTTGGCATGCCGCGCCGCCTTCGGCTGGTCTTTGACGGCGAGGCCGTGACCGGCGTGCTGCAAAAGCCCTATGGCGCCAACTACGCCGGCTGGCGCCATCCGCTGACCCCCTATTACTGCGTCAAGGCGGCCGAGGAATGGCTGTCCCAGCATCCCCGCGCCGGCGCCTTCGGCTATCGCAACTGGCTGGGCATCAACGCGGCCGCGCGCAGCGATACCCGGCACCAGGCGGCCGCCCTGAGCGGCTATCGCGACCGGGTGGGCAGCCTGCCCGGCGCGCGGGTGATCGTCGCCGGCTGGGCGATGGACAACATGAAGCCCCGCGACTTTACCCTGTCGCACGAGCCGATGATCGGCGATCCGGCCATGCTGGACCGCATCCAGAAGATGGTCGCGGCGGCCGAGATGGCGGCCCTGGCGTTGCGCAATGCGCTGAGGCCTCTTGTCGGCGAGGGGACGGCGCTGGATGCCCTGCGCGAGGAGTTCTTTCTGCGCACCCAGACTCCGTTCGAGGACTTGTGCGCCCGCCCCGACAGCGTGGCCCGCTGGCTTGCGGTGATGGAGACCACCGCCATGGGCATTTTCGACGATCAGGCCATGCCGGGCCTGGCCGCCGCCCGCATTGCCGACGTGGAAAGGATCCTGACCGAGCGCAA